A DNA window from Porphyromonadaceae bacterium W3.11 contains the following coding sequences:
- the umuD gene encoding translesion error-prone DNA polymerase V autoproteolytic subunit yields the protein MKNNKALDFYQIDSGYNLDLPYIGEGLRAGFPSPAEDHNLESINLTRELIHHPNTTFMARVVGDSMIDANIHEGDILIIDRSLDFQDNDVAVCFINGEFNIKYIERTNDELFLVSANPKYPKIKVEAEDNFILWGVVTYIIHKPNNKKRRL from the coding sequence ATGAAGAATAATAAAGCACTAGATTTTTATCAGATCGACTCCGGTTATAATCTAGATCTTCCGTATATAGGCGAGGGACTCAGAGCGGGATTTCCCTCACCAGCTGAGGACCATAATCTTGAGAGCATTAATCTAACTCGAGAGCTCATCCATCACCCCAATACCACGTTCATGGCAAGAGTGGTCGGGGACTCTATGATTGATGCCAATATTCACGAAGGAGACATCCTTATCATCGACAGATCGTTAGACTTCCAAGATAACGATGTCGCTGTTTGCTTCATCAACGGAGAATTTAACATCAAGTACATCGAACGAACAAACGACGAATTATTCCTCGTCAGTGCCAACCCTAAATACCCCAAAATAAAGGTCGAGGCAGAAGATAACTTTATCCTTTGGGGCGTCGTAACTTATATCATCCACAAGCCAAATAATAAGAAAAGGAGACTCTGA
- a CDS encoding DUF4113 domain-containing protein: MYALMDCNNFYVSCERLFRPDLNGRPVVVLSNNDGCVISRSNEAKALGIPMGIPLFQIEQEVKKYNITVCSSNFELYGDLSKRVMAIAKELIPDQEIYSIDECFLRLQDNDDYLSIGKEIRQRILKGVGIPTCIGLAQTKTLAKLANKTAKKDPAHKGVFAIDSSEKHLTQLHSTSVGDVWGIGKRNQKKMELYGVNTALDFIQKSPAWVRQNFTLTGLNTYYELRGEERFPFNKVERAKSIGRSRSFGVPIDDEHKLYAIIMEFVDTCCNKLVQEGLAALKVMLYIHTNQYSVTSKQHHEFVEMGLTMATSNVTELAPIFYQMLKRLYRPGYKYKKAGVIFSHLVVEAEQLNFIEEGSQDLRTVAALAQSLNKKYGKTALYIAARDPKIIKEITNRKWVSPRYTTNLQEIIEVKAED; the protein is encoded by the coding sequence ATGTATGCACTGATGGACTGCAACAACTTCTACGTCAGTTGTGAACGACTATTTCGCCCAGACCTTAACGGGCGTCCCGTCGTTGTACTCTCTAATAACGACGGATGTGTCATCAGCCGAAGTAATGAAGCCAAAGCACTAGGCATCCCCATGGGCATACCTCTATTCCAAATAGAGCAAGAGGTCAAAAAATACAATATTACAGTCTGCAGTAGCAACTTCGAGCTCTATGGAGATCTCTCTAAAAGGGTAATGGCAATAGCTAAGGAATTAATCCCTGACCAAGAGATATACTCCATTGATGAATGCTTCCTAAGACTCCAAGATAATGATGATTACTTATCTATAGGCAAGGAGATAAGACAGCGTATTCTTAAGGGCGTTGGCATCCCGACATGTATAGGGCTAGCTCAGACTAAGACCCTCGCAAAACTAGCGAACAAAACGGCCAAAAAAGACCCTGCACATAAAGGGGTATTTGCCATAGATAGCTCAGAAAAGCATCTAACCCAGTTACATAGCACCAGCGTGGGAGATGTATGGGGCATTGGGAAGAGAAACCAGAAAAAGATGGAGCTCTACGGCGTAAATACTGCTCTCGATTTCATTCAGAAATCCCCAGCTTGGGTACGTCAAAACTTTACCCTAACAGGGCTAAACACTTACTATGAACTAAGAGGGGAGGAGCGGTTTCCATTCAATAAAGTAGAAAGAGCCAAGAGCATCGGCAGATCCCGCTCCTTTGGGGTGCCTATAGATGACGAACACAAGCTCTACGCCATCATCATGGAATTTGTGGACACCTGCTGTAACAAACTCGTGCAGGAGGGACTGGCAGCTCTGAAGGTAATGCTTTATATCCACACCAATCAATACAGCGTCACTAGTAAGCAGCATCATGAATTTGTAGAGATGGGACTAACGATGGCAACCTCCAACGTTACAGAGCTAGCACCCATCTTTTACCAGATGCTCAAGCGACTATACCGGCCGGGCTATAAGTATAAGAAAGCAGGGGTCATTTTCAGTCACTTAGTGGTAGAGGCTGAGCAGCTAAACTTCATTGAAGAGGGTAGTCAGGACCTAAGAACGGTCGCAGCTTTGGCACAATCTCTAAATAAGAAGTATGGCAAAACAGCCCTCTACATCGCTGCCCGTGATCCTAAAATCATCAAAGAAATTACTAATCGAAAATGGGTTAGCCCTCGCTACACCACTAATCTCCAGGAAATCATAGAGGTCAAGGCTGAGGACTAG
- a CDS encoding dipeptidase, with the protein MKSNDKINKYVEENKDRFLEELFELIRIPSVSSQSKHKPDMDRCANKWKEILLKSGMDRAEVMPTEGNSVVYAEKILDPNYSTILVYGHYDVMPEEPVDLWKSPAFEPEVRDGKIWARGADDDKGQSMIQAKGFETALALGLVKCNVKVILEGEEEIGSPSLEKFCEDHKELLKSDYILVSDTGMISIDTPSITTGLRGLAYWEIEVTGPNRDLHSGHYGGAVANPINELCKLIAQMTDEDGKITIPEFYDDVVELTEKEREMIRQIPFDIEEYKKAIDIKEVHGEKGFHTLERNSCRPSFDLCGIWGGYTGEGAKTVLPSKAYAKVSTRLVANQDYKKISEDFVKYVNEIAPDYIKVKVTPLHGGEAYLCPIDLPVYQTAEKAYEATFGKKPLAVRSGGSIPIISTFERVLGVKSLLMGFGLDSDAIHSPNENFPLENFHIGIRTVAEFFARYGHKE; encoded by the coding sequence ATGAAATCAAATGACAAAATCAACAAGTATGTAGAGGAAAATAAAGATCGTTTCCTTGAAGAATTATTTGAATTAATCCGTATCCCATCAGTAAGTTCTCAAAGTAAGCACAAGCCAGACATGGATCGCTGTGCTAATAAATGGAAAGAAATACTCCTTAAGAGTGGCATGGATAGAGCTGAAGTGATGCCTACGGAGGGGAACTCTGTTGTTTACGCAGAAAAGATCCTTGATCCCAATTACTCCACAATACTAGTCTATGGGCACTATGACGTAATGCCCGAAGAGCCCGTCGATCTATGGAAGAGCCCTGCGTTCGAACCAGAAGTAAGAGATGGAAAAATTTGGGCCCGTGGAGCTGACGATGACAAAGGACAGAGCATGATTCAGGCAAAGGGTTTCGAAACCGCATTAGCACTTGGTCTTGTGAAATGTAATGTCAAAGTCATCCTTGAGGGCGAAGAAGAGATTGGTTCGCCTAGCTTGGAGAAGTTCTGTGAGGATCACAAAGAGCTACTTAAGAGCGATTATATCCTAGTCAGCGATACAGGAATGATCAGCATCGACACCCCATCTATCACTACTGGACTTAGAGGCTTGGCATACTGGGAAATTGAAGTCACCGGACCTAACCGTGACCTACACTCAGGACACTATGGTGGAGCTGTTGCGAATCCTATCAATGAGCTATGCAAGCTGATTGCTCAGATGACTGATGAGGATGGAAAGATCACCATCCCTGAGTTCTATGACGATGTGGTAGAACTGACAGAGAAGGAGCGTGAAATGATTCGCCAGATTCCTTTTGATATAGAGGAATACAAGAAAGCTATTGATATCAAAGAGGTACACGGAGAGAAGGGCTTCCACACCCTTGAGCGTAACAGCTGCCGACCAAGCTTTGACCTCTGCGGAATATGGGGCGGTTACACAGGAGAGGGTGCTAAGACCGTCTTACCTAGCAAAGCGTACGCTAAGGTCTCCACTCGCCTTGTAGCCAATCAAGATTATAAGAAGATTTCAGAGGACTTCGTGAAGTATGTCAATGAAATCGCACCTGACTATATCAAAGTAAAGGTGACTCCACTACACGGTGGGGAAGCATACTTGTGCCCTATTGATCTGCCAGTATATCAAACAGCAGAAAAAGCATACGAGGCAACCTTCGGCAAGAAGCCATTAGCTGTTCGTTCTGGTGGTAGTATCCCGATCATCTCTACTTTTGAGAGAGTGTTAGGCGTGAAGAGTTTGCTTATGGGCTTTGGGTTGGATAGCGATGCCATCCATTCGCCAAATGAAAACTTCCCACTTGAGAACTTCCACATTGGTATCCGCACTGTAGCTGAATTCTTCGCAAGATATGGACATAAAGAATAA